The stretch of DNA TGTCTCTGTGAGGACATGTTATGTCTCTGTGAGgatgttttatgtctctgaggACATTCTTTGTCTCTCTGAGGACATTCTATGTCTTTGTGAGGgtgttctgtgtctctgtcgGGATacgttgtgtgtctgtgaggatattttgtctctttaaggatgtgttgtgtctctgtgaggacgtgttgtgtctctctgaggacACTTTGTCTCTGTGGGGACgtgttgtgtctctgtgaggacattttgtctctgtgaggatatgttgtgtctctgtgaggacgttttgtgtctctgtgtggacatgttgtgtctctgtgaggacattttgtctctgtgaggatgtgttgtgtctctgtaaagatgttttgtctctgtgaaGACATTTTGTCTCTGTGAGAACGTGTTATGTCTCTGTTCTTACCGTGGGTCGCTTCCACTCGACCCCTCTGGTTTTGGCGGTGAACGGTGCGAGTTCCTTGAAGCCCAGTGAGGCGGGTTCTGCGGGGAACATTGGATCCTGAAACAAGGATCTGTTCTGTAGACAGTCCTGCTTCAAGGCCTGGAAGTCCTGGTTCAGGTAGTGGATGGCCTGCTGGACCGAGCCCACACCGGACGCCCTCAGCCGGTCCTTCTGGATCTGACTGCAGACACCTGAGAACATCCTGGACCAGGAACCCAGCGGAACATGAGAACAGTAGAACATCAGTTGGACGGTTTGTGATGAAGTTCATCATCCGCGTTCCTTCAGGATGGACTGTAGGAACTTAAACGTGTTTGAACATGTCAGGGTCATGTGCCCAAATACCGTGTGACTAAGTTCCCTGCAGAACCCCAGATGTTCTCATCAGCTGCTTATGCTGCGTTCCAATCAACTCGGAAGTCGATCTTTCCGGGTACCTTATATAGCTATATACTACTGTATATATAGCTTACGAACGCTACTGTAGCGTTGCTGTGGCTTTTCAGTGGTCGCCACTATTGTTGCGTGACGTCAGATGAGCGAATCTCGATGAAGTCGGAATAGATTTTTTCCGACTTTCCGAGTCGGGAGCTTCGACTTCAGCGGCTGTTGCGGTGCACTTTTTCCTGGTTGACTGGAACGCAGCATTACAGTCAACAAATGTTAGCAGGCTATGCTAACATGGGGTTAGCACATTGGCAGGTaagcatgttaaaatgttagCACATTAGCATGCTAGCACGTTTTTAGCAGATTGCAGATTCTGGTTGGTcagaaacataataaacatGCAGAGGAAGTTTCCATCAACGTAGTTCGAGAACACTTacctgaaaaagtaaaaaagcagaGCCTCACTAAATGCATCAAATACACACctacttatttttcatttgtatttgatgATAAATGAACAGCCAGATTAGACTTATGACTTTCTGTATTATCAATAGGCTAAATAATTTCATGTGTGTAAAATGATTTTAGCGGAGAAC from Plectropomus leopardus isolate mb unplaced genomic scaffold, YSFRI_Pleo_2.0 unplaced_scaffold27562, whole genome shotgun sequence encodes:
- the LOC121937828 gene encoding calpain-1 catalytic subunit-like, producing MFSGVCSQIQKDRLRASGVGSVQQAIHYLNQDFQALKQDCLQNRSLFQDPMFPAEPASLGFKELAPFTAKTRGVEWKRPTELTESPQFIVGGATRTDICQGALGPTLGPERGGEEVGIRGAEVSEGVYGWSRSAREGVPGALK